In Plasmodium falciparum 3D7 genome assembly, chromosome: 5, the following proteins share a genomic window:
- a CDS encoding DNA replication licensing factor MCM3, putative yields MESLSIEKNSTPFGRSEYRTFNSELNYTLMDSSLNHSSILDNSMKIEKDSRDKRLQKLNQNIVSEYESGRQSVVFTQQKYKQLLEGFLLFVQTNKYIHQKITELRTEAIDEYNRMQNKNIPNIIIHQRLICNINNFQTGNEQFELLAKCLIKEPYLALPAYQAAIKELWKSEDSKVDIDPPKIGICGWLGRHHVTPRGLQSSMINKLVAVEGVVNKCSTVQPKLVQSVYIGEAVHDMNADAKTSEKTVHLRPHYDITDFDKTAKDSGRPPASDPEGRIMHKHEIGLCKYKNHQKFVIQETPEDAPTGQMPRWVEVIVEDDLCDIVKCGDRVRVWGVYRANCGQANSTNSGLGRSFLIANNVLVKNKETYDSNLCISEADKKNFHAFAKKDNTIDILGYSFAPSICGQDIVKKAIVLMLAGGTERALPSHHIRGDIHIMLVGDPSCGKSQLLRYVMSIMPGTVSATGRGSSGVGLTAAIVTDQDTGERVVEGGAMVMGDRRVVCIDEFDKMQPTDRVAIHEVMEQQTVTVAKAGIHTTLNARCTVLAAANPLYGCWNDALDMGQQLQFEPSLLSRFDLIFLVRDSATEQDDERIAESVLRNVTEKAKPIMNESRNNQKNFVIQADSYDINPKAQHISIYNERDINQNNDSNNMQENEEYETPIFANRDEMIYYDKNGVEHEILTVPFFKKYLHYVKNIFYHEKQRTDGWKPYPEVSDEACEVITELYADLRERASKYSHNKLIQGVTPRTLEAIIRIASSHAKLKLNRYVTSVDVNYAKKLLMYTLFGEEIIDSNEEDEEEDEEEEEEEEEEDELEEDEEDDDDEEEKLKKKRRQRQKRASRKRSGEKKDLASNKKKKKKSEQPNENGNENYMIDDLPSNKSNDTLDIKEIERLIVENVTLNDPGDGLKDVELLDLIILGNKDKMPELSKLDINQLRQIINSLNDMDGAPIYYVKKDKIVYKC; encoded by the exons ATGGAAAGCTTGAGCATAGAAAAGAACAGCACCCCCTTCGGGAGGTCTGAATACAGGACGTTCAACTCTGAGCTAAATTATACGTTGATGGATTCCTCATTAAACCATTCTTCAATATTAGATAACTCTATGAAAATTGAAAAAGATAGTAGAGATAAGAGATTACAGAAATTAAATCAGAATATTGTTAGTGAATATGAGTCTGGAAGACAAAGTGTTGTATTTACTCAAcagaaatataaacaattattAGAaggttttttattatttgtacaaacaaataaatatatacatcaaAAGATTACAGAATTAAGAACCGAAGCTATTGATGAATATAACAGAAtgcaaaataaaaacataccgaatattataatacatcAAAGacttatatgtaatattaataatttccaAACAGGAAATGAACAATTTGAATTATTAGCAAAATGTTTAATTAAAGAACCTTATTTAGCTTTACCAGCTTACCAAGCTGCCATAAAAGAATTATGGAAATCTGAAGATAGTAAAGTAGATATCGATCCTCCAAAAATTGGTATATGTGGTTGGTTAGGTAGACATCATGTAACACCCAGAGGTTTACAAAGTTCaatgataaataaattagTAGCTGTTGAAGGTGTTGTTAATAAATGTTCTACTGTTCAACCGAAATTAGTACAATCTGTTTATATAGGTGAAGCTGTTCATGATATGAATGCAGATGCAAAAACTAGCGAGAAAACTGTACATCTAAGACCTCATTATGATATAACTGATTTTGATAAAACAGCCAAAGATTCTGGTAGACCTCCTGCATCAGATCCTGAAGGAAGAATTATGCATAAACATGAAATAggattatgtaaatataaaaatcatcAAAAATTTGTTATTCAAGAAACTCCAGAAGATGCCCCAACCGGACAAATGCCTAGATGGGTTGAAGTGATTGTAGAAGATGATTTATGTGATATTGTTAAATGTGGTGATCGAGTAAGAGTATGGGGTGTATATCGAGCAAACTGTGGACAAGCTAATAGCACAAATAGTGGTTTAGGTCGTTCTTTTTTAATAGCAAATAATGTAttagtaaaaaataaagaaacatACGATTCTAATTTATGTATATCCGAAgcagataaaaaaaatttccatGCATTTgcaaaaaaagataatactATTGATATATTAGGTTATTCATTTGCTCCATCTATATGTGGTCAAGATATTGTAAAGAAGGCTATTGTATTAATGTTAGCTGGAGGAACTGAACGTGCTTTACCTTCTCATCATATTAGAGgtgatatacatattatgCTTGTAGGAGATCCAAGTTGTGGAAAATCACAACTTTTGCGTTATGTAATGAGTATTATGCCAGGTACCGTTTCGGCTACTGGAAGAGGATCTTCAGGAGTTGGTTTAACAGCTGCCATTGTTACGGACCAAGATACAGGAGAACGTGTAGTTGAAGGAGGAGCTATGGTTATGGGAGATAGACGTGTTGTATGTATCGATGAATTTGATAAAATGCAACCAACAGATAGAGTTGCTATACATGAAGTTATGGAACAACAAACCGTTACTGTAGCTAAGGCAGGTATACACACTACGTTAAATGCAAGATGTACGGTTCTGGCAGCTGCTAATCCTTTATATGGTTGTTGGAATGATGCTTTAGATATGGGACAACAATTACAATTTGAACCTTCCCTACTTTCTCGTTTTGATTTAATTTTCTTAGTAAGAGATAGTGCTACCGAACAAGACGATGAAAGAATAGCTGAATCAGTTTTAAGAAATGTTACTGAAAAAGCTAAACCTATTATGAATGAAAGTCgaaataatcaaaaaaattttgttatACAAGCAGATAGTTATGATATTAATCCAAAAGCACAACACATAAGTATATACAATGAAAGAGAcataaatcaaaataatgatagtaataatatgcaagaaaatgaagaatatgaAACCCCAATATTTGCTAATAGAGATGAAATgatttattatgataaaaatggtgTGGAACATGAAATACTGACTGTtcccttttttaaaaaatatttacattatgttaaaaatatattctatcATGAGAAACAAAGAACAGATGGATGGAAGCCTTATCCAGAAGTTAGTGATGAAGCTTGTGAAGTTATTACAGAATTATATGCTGATTTAAGGGAAAGAGCATCCAAATATTCCCACAACAAACTTATACAAGGTGTAACACCAAGAACATTAGAAGCAATCATACGTATAGCTTCATCTCATGCAAAACTAAAATTAAATAGATATGTTACTAGTGTAGATGTTAATTATgctaaaaaattattaatgtaTACCTTATTTGGCGAAGAAATTATTGATTCCaatgaagaagatgaagaagaagatgaagaagaagaagaagaagaagaagaagaagacgAATTAGAAGAGGACGAAGAGgacgatgatgatgaagaagaaaaattaaaaaagaaaaggagaCAAAGACAAAAAAGAGCATCTAGAAAAAGATCTGGTGAAAAGAAAGATTTAGCaagtaataaaaagaaaaagaaaaaatctgAACAACCTAATGAAAATggaaatgaaaattatatgattgATGATCTTCCAAGTAATAAAAGTAATGATACATTAGATATTAAGGAAATTGAGAGATTAATTGTTGAAAATGTAACATTGAATGACCCAGGGGATGGATTAAAGGATGTGGAGTTACTAGATTtg aTTATACTCGGAAACAAAGACAAAATGCCTGAACTGTCCAAACTTGATATTAACCAACTACgtcaaataataaattcattAAACGATATGGATGGAGCACCAATTTATTATGTAAAGAAGGATAAAATAGTTTATAAatgttaa
- a CDS encoding ubiquitin-conjugating enzyme E2 N, putative: MSIPRRITKETQNLANEPPPGIMAVPVPENYRHFNILINGPDGTPYEGGTYKLELFLPEQYPMEPPKVRFLTKIYHPNIDKLGRICLDILKDKWSPALQIRTVLLSIQALLSSPEPDDPLDSKVAEHFKQDKNDAEHVARQWNKIYANNNVL; the protein is encoded by the exons ATGTCAATACCTAGAAGAATAACAAAAGAAACACAAAACTTAGCGAATGAACCac CCCCAGGAATTATGGCTGTACCTGTTCCTGAGAATTATCgtcattttaatattttaataaatggaCCTGATGGAACACCATATGAgg GTGGTACGTATAAATTAGAACTCTTCTTGCCAGAGCAATATCCGATGGAACCTCCCAAAGTTCGttttttaacaaaaatatatcatccaAATATt GATAAGTTAGGTCGAATTTGtttagatatattaaaagataaatggAGTCCTGCATTGCAAATACGTACAGTACTCTTAAGCATACAAgctttattatcatcaccagAACCTGATGATCCTTTAGATTCGAAAGTTGCTGAACATTTTAAACAAGATAAAAACGATGCCGAACATGTTGCGAGACAATGGAATAAAATTTAtgcaaataataatgttttataa